A single region of the Leptodactylus fuscus isolate aLepFus1 chromosome 5, aLepFus1.hap2, whole genome shotgun sequence genome encodes:
- the MEX3B gene encoding RNA-binding protein MEX3B has translation MPSSLFADMERSGSGGGDTLDDQRALQIALDQLSLLGLDNDESSMYDNEPRKKSVNMTECVPVPSSEHVAEIVGRQGCKIKALRAKTNTYIKTPVRGEEPVFVVTGRKEDVAMARREIISAAEHFSMIRASRNKNALNGGSVPGPPNLPGQTTIQVRVPYRVVGLVVGPKGATIKRIQQQTHTYIVTPSRDKEPVFEVTGMPENVDRAREEIEAHIAVRTGGLIELTDENDFHANGTDVGFDLHGTGSLWSKPTPCINSSTGSRKAFSNYRNDSSSSLGSASTDSYFGGNNGSRLADYSPPSPALSFTNNGNNNNNVNGNGYVYASDSISPDCTELAFDSAFDPAPAPPGTALIWSQFERNGTSSVSQSPPYQNNANGLLSNRRLNGVGCTAPPRLSPPLHGSSVVPEHPLARRVRSDPGGGLSYSAYTNMGSDSSSSSSSSSSSSSSSSSSSSSSSGMRRKGSRDCSICFESEVIAALVPCGHNLFCMECANRICEKNEPQCPVCHAEVTQAIRIFS, from the exons ATGCCCAGCTCGCTCTTTGCAGACATGGAGAGGTCCGGGAGCGGAGGAGGCGACACTCTGGACGACCAGCGAGCTCTGCAGATCGCCCTGGACCAGCTGTCTCTGCTTGGACTGGACAACGATGAGAGCTCCATGTACGACAACGAGCCCCGCAAGAAGAGCGTGAACATGACCGAGTGTGTCCCGGTGCCCAGCTCTGAGCATGTGGCGGAGATTGTGGGTAGACAAG GTTGTAAAATCAAAGCTCTGCGGGCGAAGACCAACACCTACATCAAGACCCCGGTCCGTGGGGAGGAGCCTGTCTTTGTTGTGACTGGGAGAAAGGAAGATGTAGCCATGGCCAGGAGAGAGATCATCTCAGCTGCAGAGCACTTCTCCATGATCCGAGCTTCTCGCAATAAAAACGCTTTAAATGGGGGGTCGGTGCCTGGACCTCCAAATCTTCCTGGGCAGACCACCATTCAGGTGCGGGTGCCCTATAGAGTGGTGGGTCTGGTGGTGGGACCTAAAGGGGCTACTATCAAGAGGATCCAGCAGCAGACCCACACGTACATTGTCACCCCCAGCAGGGATAAAGAGCCAGTGTTTGAGGTGACTGGGATGCCGGAGAATGTGGATCGAGCTCGAGAGGAGATTGAGGCACACATTGCTGTGCGCACAGGAGGGCTTATAGAGCTGACCGATGAGAATGACTTTCACGCCAATGGTACTGATGTTGGCTTTGATTTGCATGGCACAGGGAGCTTATGGAGCAAACCCACTCCGTGCATAAACTCCAGCACGGGTTCACGCAAGGCTTTTTCCAATTACCGCAATGACAGCTCCAGCTCCCTGGGCAGTGCCTCCACTGACTCTTACTTTGGGGGTAACAATGGCTCTAGGCTGGCAGATTATAGCCCTCCCAGCCCTGCCCTCAGTTTTACCAACAATGGCAACAATAACAATAACGTGAATGGCAATGGATATGTGTATGCCAGTGACAGCATTTCGCCTGACTGCACTGAGCTGGCTTTTGACTCTGCTTTTGACCCTGCGCCAGCTCCACCTGGCACAGCTTTGATCTGGTCCCAATTTGAACGCAATGGCACAAGCAGTGTCTCTCAATCTCCCCCCTACCAAAACAATGCCAATGGGTTGCTGTCTAACAGGCGGCTCAATGGGGTGGGCTGCACTGCTCCGCCCAGGCTCTCGCCTCCCTTGCATGGAAGCAGCGTGGTCCCTGAGCATCCTTTAGCGCGTAGAGTGCGCAGTGACCCTGGAGGTGGCCTGAGCTATTCCGCCTACACTAACATGGGCTCtgactcctcctcttcttcatcgtcctccagcagcagcagctctTCCTCTTCCAGCTCGTCttcctcttcatcaggcatgaggAGGAAAGGCAGCCGTGACTGCTCCATCTGCTTTGAGAGTGAGGTGATCGCAGCCTTGGTACCCTGCGGCCACAACCTATTCTGCATGGAGTGTGCCAATCGCATCTGTGAGAAGAATGAGCCTCAGTGCCCAGTGTGTCATGCAGAAGTCACTCAGGCCATCCGCATATTCTCCTAG